In a genomic window of Scomber japonicus isolate fScoJap1 chromosome 17, fScoJap1.pri, whole genome shotgun sequence:
- the si:dkey-63b1.1 gene encoding B2 bradykinin receptor, with protein sequence MDANASDPCSNYTEAWLWLSSLQPAYLGLISAVGMVGNGLVLCVFFLQRKPCTVADIYLGNLAAADLVMLFCLPFWAVTITQGYQWEFGEVLCKLVNVAISTNYICSVLFLMLVSLDRYLALVKPMNPSRLRRATWAKRICLGIWILGFLLNLPILLFRTVKYEEDPGVYACILSYPQPNWIVHHNIAKNVLGFAIPVLVVGYCTYHIMAALKSGRPIRLPGLRAERKATNLVLAVLAVFLICWAPHQVMCFLDTLDYFHLTPGCLWGHVLDICIQLSAYLAYSNSAINPFLFVIVGKHFRRKVKEVFGKTLNSWSKDITYLTVSFTSVNRLNKTHHISLGKLETFGLKQTVT encoded by the coding sequence ATGGATGCGAATGCATCAGacccctgcagtaactacactgAAGCCTGGCTGTGGCTGTCCTCTCTGCAGCCGGCATACCTGGGACTGATCAGTGCTGTGGGGATGGTGGGAAACGGCCTggttctctgtgtgttcttCCTTCAGAGGAAGCCCTGCACCGTGGCAGATATCTACCTTGGGAAccttgctgctgctgatctggTAATGTTGTTCTGCCTTCCCTTCTGGGCTGTTACAATCACACAGGGATATCAGTGGGAATTTGGAGAGGTCCTCTGTAAGCTGGTTAATGTGGCCATCTCAACAAACTACATCTGCAGTGTTCTGTTCCTCATGCTGGTTAGCTTGGACCGATACCTGGCTCTGGTGAAGCCAATGAACCCCAGCCGTCTAAGAAGAGCTACCTGGGCTAAGCGTATCTGCTTGGGGATTTGGATCCTGGGCTTTCTTCTCAATTTGCCCATCTTGCTCTTCCGTACTGTAAAGTATGAAGAAGATCCTGGTGTGTACGCCTGCATTCTGTCCTACCCTCAACCGAACTGGATTGTGCACCACAACATTGCCAAAAACGTGTTGGGCTTCGCAATCCCAGTCCTGGTTGTGGGATACTGCACCTATCACATCATGGCTGCTCTGAAAAGCGGGAGACCCATCAGACTTCCAGGGTTGAGGGCGGAGAGGAAAGCCACCAACTTAGTTCTGGCTGTGCTGGCAGTCTTCCTCATCTGCTGGGCGCCACACCAAGTGATGTGCTTTCTTGACACTCTGGATTACTTCCACCTTACACCTGGATGCCTCTGGGGTCACGTCTTAGACATCTGCATACAGCTGTCTGCATATCTGGCATACAGCAACAGTGCTATTAACCCCTTCCTGTTTGTCATTGTGGGGAAACATTTCAGGAGAAAAGTAAAAGAGGTGTTTGGGAAAACTTTGAACTCCTGGTCAAAAGACATTACTTACCTCACTGTGAGCTTCACCTCAGTGAATAGACTCAATAAGACACACCATATAAGCCTAGGAAAACTTGAAACATTTGGACTAAAGCAAACTGTCACATGA